From Amphiprion ocellaris isolate individual 3 ecotype Okinawa chromosome 10, ASM2253959v1, whole genome shotgun sequence, one genomic window encodes:
- the LOC111577585 gene encoding potassium voltage-gated channel subfamily H member 2-like: MRFKTTHAPPGDTLVHAGDLISALYFISRGSIEILKEDVVLAILGKNDIFGEPINPYDLPGKSSADVKALTYCDLHTIQRQDMLEVLDIYPKFCEYFWSNLDITFNLRDVNNESGGLLGGDDCDGFNRPYKHKISSTHTGENITTGRQSAVYRCRRKPNNWELWGDWNKNDYKHTLYDTVFSSEGDKEDSEITGPLQNAISATVTSTTRCLETEWREKTNNSITEVSDIFTLWGAESREDQRHQKVSHSLSLNSQPPTQPASQRIACLRSSSPCSSSPTPHFSPPSVISWRKKTDLQNRLEELQHQISKLESRMSADIGIIMQLLQRQMPTIPPSYSTLTSTPNEPFSPILSSTASRTGTPTPSYPTEKSSATNPQQPNVSQDQALQLLESNSFSCESSDNHTDLPPLIDTSSLQSSLYQSLFSAPSFPQNPFMSPTHSQNSSHSSSSSLPQTAQAWP; encoded by the exons ATGAGGTTCAAGACAACTCATGCTCCTCCTGGTGACACCCTAGTCCATGCTGGAGACCTGATATCTGCTCTGTACTTCATCTCCAGAGGATCCATAGAAATCCTTAAAGAAGATGTGGTGTTAGCTATATTGG GAAAGAATGATATTTTTGGGGAGCCTATTAATCCTTATGATCTGCCAGGAAAATCCAGTGCTGATGTCAAAGCCCTGACCTATTGTGATCTGCACACAATACAAAGACAGGACATGTTGGAG GTTCTGGACATATATCCCAAattctgtgaatatttctgGTCCAACCTGGATATCACCTTCAACCTCAGAGAT GTAAATAATGAATCTGGAGGTCTTCTGGGTGGAGATGACTGTGATGGATTCAACAGaccatacaaacacaaaatatcttCGACTCACACAG GTGAAAACATCACAACTGGGAGACAGAGTGCAGTGTACAGATGTAGAAGAAAGCCCAATAACTGGGAACTGTGGGGcgactggaataaaaatgactataaacaTACATT ATATGACACTGTGTTCTCCAGCGAGGGTGACAAGGAGGATTCAGAGATAACCGGTCCCCTCCAGAACGCCATTAGTGCAACGGTCACAAGTACTACAAGATGCCTTGAGACTGAATGGAGAGAGAAGACCAACAACTCTATTACAG AAGTGTCTGACATCTTTACACTCTGGGGTGCAGAGAGTCGGGAGGACCAGAGACACCAGAAGGTGTCGCACTCACTCAGCCTGAACTCTCAGCCTCCAACTCAGCCTGCCTCTCAGCGCATCGCTTGCCTCCGCTCATCGTCTCCTTGTTCCTCCAGTCCCACTCCTcacttttctcctccttctgttATCTCTTGGAGAAAGAAGACGGATTTGCAGAACAGGCTGGAGGAACTGCAGCATCAAATAAGCAA gTTGGAGTCTCGTATGTCAGCAGACATAGGGATCATTATGCAGCTTCTTCAAAGGCAGATGCCAACGATCCCACCTTCCTATAGCACCCTGACATCAACACCTAATGAACCCTTTTCCCCCATCCTGTCCTCCACTGCATCCAGAACTGGCACCCCAACCCCCTCCTACCCCACAGAAAAGTCATCAGCCACCAACCCCCAGCAGCCCAATGTAAGCCAAGATCAAGCACTTCAACTTCTGGAATCAAACTCGTTCAGTTGTGAATCCTCTGACAATCATACTGACTTACCCCCTCTCATTGATACCTCATCCCTCCAGTCTTCTTTGTATCAATCACTATTCTCTGCCCCCAGTTTCCCCCAAAACCCCTTCATGTCTCCAACCCATTCTCAAAACTCCTCCCACTCTTCCTCCTCTAGTCTTCCTCAGACAGCTCAAGCTTGGCCTTGA
- the LOC129349819 gene encoding potassium voltage-gated channel subfamily H member 2-like, with protein MVTIRKGSIPVGTDTDLCCQPNSQQMTQSLLDTKAEAFVALPPSEIRPPCKLINRTHHVTEKVTQVLSLGPDVLPEYKLQTPRIQKWTILHYSPFKAVWDWVILLLVIYTAIFTPYSATFLLSDQEEAAIQTCGYSCSPLSVVDLIVDIMFIVDIIINFRTTYVNSNDEVVSQSSRIAVHYFKGWFLIDLVAAIPFDQLIYRSGEEVVRAGGEGETTTLIGLLKTARLLRLVRVARKLDRYSEYGAAVLFLLMCTFALIAHWLACIWCMPPILELESDLLSEILR; from the exons ATGGTAACCATTAGAAAGGGAAGCATTCCCGTTGGGACAGACACTGATTTGTGCTGTCAGCCAAACAGCCAG CAGATGACCCAGAGTCTACTGGACACAAAGGCAGAAGCCTTTGTGGCATTACCTCCCAGTGAAATTAGGCCTCCCTGCAAACTGATCAACAGAACGCATCATGTTACTGAAAAAGTCACCCAG GTGCTGTCCCTGGGTCCTGATGTGTTACCAGAGTATAAACTGCAGACGCCAAGGATCCAGAAGTGGACAATCCTTCACTATAGTCCATTCAAAGCTGTGTGGGACTGGGTCATTCTGCTTTTGGTGATTTATACAGCAATATTCACACCGTATTCTGCTACATTTTTACTAAG TGACCAAGAAGAAGCAGCCATACAAACCTGTGGTTACTCCTGTTCTCCCCTCAGCGTGGTGGATCTTATTGTGGACATCATGTTCATTGTGGACATCATCATCAACTTTAGGACCACATATGTTAACTCAAATGATGAG gTGGTGAGCCAGTCTTCTCGGATTGCTGTCCACTACTTCAAAGGCTGGTTCCTCATTGATTTGGTGGCAGCCATTCCCTTTGACCAACTCATCTATCGCTCAGGAGAGGAAGTGGTCAGGGCAGGTGGAGAGGGAGAG ACCACCACTCTGATTGGCTTACTGAAGACAGCTCGGTTACTGCGTCTGGTTCGTGTAGCCAGGAAGTTGGATCGTTACTCAGAGTATGGTGCAGCTGTTCTCTTCCTCCTTATGTGCACTTTTGCCCTCATCGCCCACTGGCTTGCCTGCATCTG GTGCATGCCTCCAATTCTGGAGTTGGAGTCTGATCTTCTCTCAGAGATCCTCAGGTAA